A single genomic interval of Aureliella helgolandensis harbors:
- a CDS encoding sulfatase family protein translates to MTLRMRVFGIFVVLLLSSRGEAAAPPLNFIVLNCDNLGYGDTEPFGSTLHRTPHLNQMATEGRRFTHFYSSAGVCTPSRASLMTGCYAQRIGMHDNPRDGWVLRPLSRYGLNPTEVTIAEVLKRQNYATAIIGKWHLGDQPEFLPTRQGFDFFFGIPYSDDMTERTWNTDGSQWPPLPLMRNERVIEAPCDRTTLTQRYTAQALEWISENQQSPFFLYLPHAMPGSTAQPYSSTQFSGQSANGPWGDSVEELDWSVGQILAHLKKLDLASRTLVIWTSDNGAPSLPNSLKRGSNLPLHGRGYSTSEGAFRVPMIAWLPGRIPAGTECAELTTMMDLLPTFAKLATADHSSDAPIDGLDIGPLLFGASNAQSPHAAFYYYDGPQLQAVRSGPWKLFLPIHPIRQHPHLAPHAAPSPLLFNVVEDVGCKQNQALHYPEIVQRLEGLAEEARRELGDAERLGAGRRERGELSSDSVPVAQTF, encoded by the coding sequence ATGACACTTAGGATGCGAGTTTTCGGCATTTTTGTGGTCTTGCTTCTAAGCTCTCGCGGAGAGGCCGCTGCACCGCCACTGAACTTCATCGTCCTCAATTGCGACAACTTAGGTTACGGCGACACCGAGCCATTCGGCTCAACTCTGCACCGCACTCCACATTTGAATCAAATGGCCACGGAAGGACGCCGCTTCACCCATTTCTATTCATCGGCTGGAGTCTGTACTCCGTCACGCGCTAGTTTGATGACCGGCTGCTACGCACAGCGAATCGGCATGCACGATAATCCACGTGACGGCTGGGTCCTGCGACCTCTTTCGCGATACGGATTGAATCCGACTGAGGTCACAATTGCCGAGGTCCTGAAACGCCAGAACTATGCCACGGCCATCATCGGAAAATGGCATCTGGGGGATCAACCAGAATTTTTGCCCACGCGGCAGGGATTCGACTTTTTCTTCGGTATACCCTACAGCGACGACATGACCGAGCGGACTTGGAATACCGATGGCTCTCAGTGGCCACCGCTGCCGTTGATGCGCAACGAACGCGTCATCGAAGCTCCCTGTGACAGAACTACTTTAACACAACGCTACACCGCACAGGCCCTGGAATGGATTTCTGAAAATCAACAATCCCCCTTCTTTCTGTATCTTCCCCACGCGATGCCAGGCAGCACGGCACAACCCTATTCCAGCACTCAGTTTTCGGGGCAAAGTGCCAATGGGCCATGGGGCGATTCGGTCGAAGAACTGGATTGGTCGGTGGGACAGATCCTGGCGCATTTGAAAAAGCTCGATTTGGCATCCCGGACATTAGTCATTTGGACGAGCGACAACGGCGCCCCGTCACTGCCCAATTCATTAAAGCGAGGATCCAATCTACCGCTGCACGGCCGTGGCTATAGTACCAGCGAAGGTGCTTTCCGCGTTCCGATGATCGCCTGGCTGCCTGGACGCATTCCAGCTGGAACCGAATGTGCAGAGTTGACAACGATGATGGATCTACTCCCCACCTTTGCCAAGCTTGCCACAGCAGACCATTCGTCCGATGCTCCCATCGATGGACTCGATATCGGGCCATTGCTCTTCGGAGCTTCCAATGCCCAGTCACCACACGCCGCATTCTATTACTACGATGGTCCTCAGTTACAAGCGGTTCGCAGCGGCCCATGGAAACTCTTCCTGCCAATCCATCCCATTCGCCAGCATCCGCATCTAGCCCCCCACGCAGCACCATCACCACTGCTGTTCAATGTCGTGGAAGATGTTGGCTGCAAGCAGAATCAAGCGCTCCACTATCCTGAGATCGTGCAGCGGTTGGAGGGACTCGCCGAAGAGGCACGTAGAGAATTGGGAGACGCCGAGCGTCTAGGTGCAGGCAGACGGGAAAGAGGAGAATTGTCTAGCGATAGCGTCCCGGTCGCTCAAACATTCTGA
- a CDS encoding sugar ABC transporter ATP-binding protein: MQPIISIRGISKQFNAVRALDDVSFDVMPGELHAVMGENGAGKSTLMKILSGVLVDYAGELWIEGARQQFQNTRDAEQVGVSIIHQELNLVEQLSVAANIFLGREIVSPWGMLNQAAMDRESARLLSELESNIAPTAMVGTLRVGDQQIIEIAKALSINASILIMDEPTSALTESEVARLYGVIETLRQRGVTILYISHKMDEVFRLADRITVLRDGKFVTTVDRQETSPREIAHLMVGRELEQSQIRQISTGERSVRLAVRNLGLAWPGHSKPWRLQGIEFELRCGEILGIAGLMGAGRTELLECLFGASFVPPTGQILIDGELQSFRHPAEAMQAGLAMVTEDRKRSGLFGHVPVRDNITVCALRELASYSIVSSARERLAAQQQVDRLQIKTDGIQASMHSLSGGNQQKCIIGRCLMTSPKILLLDDPTRGVDVGAKAELYRLMEQLAEAGMSIIVTSSELPELLTVSDRILVLCEGQLTGEFSRSEATEQKIMEAATHQNV, encoded by the coding sequence ATGCAACCGATTATTTCTATTCGCGGTATTAGTAAGCAATTCAACGCTGTCCGAGCATTGGACGACGTGAGCTTTGACGTCATGCCTGGAGAGCTGCATGCGGTCATGGGGGAAAACGGGGCTGGCAAGAGCACGCTGATGAAGATTCTCTCTGGGGTGCTCGTCGACTATGCGGGAGAGCTGTGGATTGAAGGGGCAAGGCAACAATTTCAGAACACGCGGGATGCTGAGCAGGTTGGCGTTAGCATTATTCATCAAGAATTGAACCTCGTTGAGCAGCTCTCGGTCGCAGCCAACATCTTTTTGGGACGCGAGATCGTATCGCCCTGGGGCATGCTCAACCAAGCTGCCATGGACCGCGAATCAGCGCGTTTGTTGTCCGAGCTCGAATCAAATATTGCACCCACTGCAATGGTAGGCACGCTGCGAGTTGGAGATCAGCAGATCATTGAAATTGCCAAAGCGCTGTCGATCAATGCATCCATTTTGATCATGGACGAGCCCACGAGCGCCCTGACGGAATCTGAAGTCGCACGCCTGTACGGGGTTATTGAAACCTTGCGTCAGCGGGGCGTCACGATCCTCTATATTTCCCACAAGATGGACGAGGTTTTCCGCTTGGCAGACCGCATTACTGTCCTGCGTGATGGGAAATTCGTCACTACTGTTGATCGGCAAGAGACTTCACCACGCGAAATCGCACACTTGATGGTCGGTCGTGAGTTGGAGCAGAGCCAAATCCGGCAAATTTCTACAGGCGAACGGTCGGTCCGGCTGGCCGTACGCAATCTTGGACTTGCTTGGCCGGGACACTCCAAACCCTGGCGATTGCAAGGAATTGAATTCGAGCTGCGCTGCGGTGAAATCCTAGGAATTGCTGGCTTGATGGGGGCCGGACGAACCGAGTTGCTAGAATGCCTGTTCGGCGCGAGTTTCGTTCCACCTACGGGGCAGATCTTAATCGATGGTGAACTGCAGAGCTTTCGCCATCCCGCCGAGGCGATGCAAGCTGGGCTAGCGATGGTGACCGAGGATCGCAAGCGTTCTGGATTGTTCGGGCATGTTCCGGTCCGCGACAATATTACCGTGTGCGCGCTGCGAGAACTCGCGTCGTACAGCATCGTCTCCTCGGCCCGCGAGCGTTTGGCTGCCCAGCAACAGGTAGACCGACTGCAGATCAAGACGGATGGGATCCAGGCATCCATGCACAGCTTGAGTGGCGGCAACCAGCAAAAGTGCATTATTGGCCGTTGCTTAATGACCTCTCCCAAAATACTGTTGCTCGACGATCCCACGCGAGGTGTTGATGTGGGAGCCAAAGCCGAGTTGTATCGATTGATGGAGCAATTGGCAGAGGCGGGGATGTCGATTATCGTTACCAGTTCGGAGCTACCTGAGCTGTTGACCGTAAGCGATCGGATCCTGGTGCTTTGCGAAGGCCAGCTGACTGGAGAGTTCAGTCGCTCTGAGGCTACAGAGCAGAAGATTATGGAAGCGGCTACCCATCAGAATGTTTGA
- a CDS encoding ABC transporter permease codes for MSPANSSLFKRIFSTVEAKLILAWLIVLVVTIGLDPGRTYLNNPGSTAELIVRNTVFLGFFALGSAVIIISGGIDLSSGSVIALSATVFSSLLMLVDPEGFRAGEIQTWVVVVSILGTLLAGAMVGTLNAWLITSVGLPPFIATLATMVGLRSFGRGLVLAVTGNRSQIDFPDLALRDSLKDVTTVAIVFLVFAVLLWFLMSRTVIGRHLHAMGGNEAAARLSGIRTDRLKWLAYVIGSVSAAMVGIVYFADQGSAKPDILARGYELNAIAAAVIGGCALSGGVGTIPGTVLGCLFLRTVIDAVNKIVGTGADVYEGMIVGIVVVLAVTFSQRGAVLARRTFFSTPIGWASVPILSLLAGLACVLFFREKPWFHPAYPFLCGILVGGLLVVRGALEMRRTQ; via the coding sequence GTGAGCCCAGCCAATAGTAGTTTGTTCAAACGGATCTTTTCCACTGTAGAAGCGAAGCTGATCTTAGCTTGGTTGATCGTCTTGGTGGTCACCATCGGGCTGGATCCCGGACGCACCTATTTGAATAATCCAGGCAGCACGGCTGAATTGATTGTTCGCAATACTGTGTTCCTAGGTTTTTTTGCCTTAGGGAGTGCGGTGATCATCATTTCCGGAGGGATCGATTTATCGAGCGGTTCGGTGATCGCTCTCAGCGCCACCGTATTTAGCAGCCTGCTCATGTTGGTCGACCCCGAAGGGTTTCGGGCTGGGGAAATCCAAACATGGGTGGTGGTGGTCTCCATCCTTGGGACACTCCTGGCCGGAGCAATGGTAGGCACCCTGAATGCTTGGTTAATTACCAGCGTTGGTCTGCCACCCTTCATCGCGACTCTGGCTACGATGGTCGGCTTGAGGAGTTTCGGAAGAGGCTTGGTGTTGGCGGTAACTGGAAATCGGTCTCAAATCGACTTTCCCGATCTGGCTCTCCGCGACTCGCTCAAAGACGTGACCACTGTGGCAATCGTCTTTCTGGTATTTGCCGTGTTGCTGTGGTTTTTGATGAGCCGAACCGTAATTGGCCGACATCTGCATGCCATGGGGGGCAATGAGGCTGCAGCACGGTTGAGCGGAATTCGAACCGATCGTTTGAAATGGCTGGCCTATGTGATCGGTAGCGTGTCGGCTGCGATGGTCGGCATCGTCTACTTCGCGGATCAAGGCTCGGCCAAGCCCGATATCCTAGCTCGTGGCTATGAGCTCAACGCCATTGCTGCAGCTGTGATCGGAGGCTGTGCCTTGTCAGGTGGCGTGGGAACAATTCCAGGCACGGTGCTCGGGTGTCTTTTTTTGCGGACCGTCATTGATGCCGTCAATAAAATTGTCGGGACCGGTGCTGACGTTTACGAAGGCATGATCGTTGGCATTGTGGTGGTCTTGGCGGTCACGTTCAGCCAGCGTGGAGCGGTGCTCGCGCGACGCACTTTCTTCAGCACTCCGATCGGTTGGGCGTCCGTGCCCATTCTCAGCTTGCTGGCGGGCCTCGCGTGCGTTTTGTTCTTCCGTGAGAAACCGTGGTTCCATCCCGCTTATCCATTCCTCTGCGGAATCCTGGTAGGTGGACTGTTGGTTGTCCGTGGTGCACTTGAAATGCGCCGAACCCAATAG
- a CDS encoding substrate-binding domain-containing protein produces MRPFQSIATLTAVALLFATVGCEPSGSSKSAATGGSGTKRIVLLNNTDSPFWDAARAGIAQAAEDLNLAEAGYSAGMDSNENAEQGQIEKLRQYGTQGDIAAVIISPVSATNPAIADELKNLHEKGIIIGCFDSDLDERFKSIREFYVGTDNISGGRVLGTAAKNLKPQGGSYVQFVGFDSQQNAVQRMDGFSMATEGWFTQKERKLDETDRGRARDNVRDVIDRYPELNVLAGIWSYNAPAIVDVVKEKGLRDRFAVVTFDAEQLAIQQMGEGMIDVMVVQNPFGMGYEAVRYAFAKLTGDETTVQEMFPNMGQPGGDVLDTGLKVVVPTSGSPLTAEMFDEFGSGVEFLSIGEFQEWLKEYNLTSS; encoded by the coding sequence ATGCGACCCTTTCAATCCATCGCTACATTGACTGCAGTTGCTCTGTTGTTCGCTACGGTTGGCTGCGAGCCGTCCGGTTCGTCCAAGTCTGCTGCCACAGGCGGGAGCGGCACCAAGCGGATCGTGCTGCTCAATAACACCGATTCTCCCTTTTGGGACGCCGCTCGTGCCGGAATTGCTCAAGCTGCTGAGGATCTAAACCTAGCTGAAGCAGGTTATTCAGCTGGCATGGATTCCAATGAAAACGCTGAGCAGGGGCAGATCGAAAAACTGCGACAGTACGGAACTCAAGGGGATATTGCGGCGGTGATCATTTCGCCGGTGTCTGCCACCAATCCCGCCATTGCCGATGAGCTCAAGAACCTGCACGAAAAGGGCATCATTATTGGTTGTTTCGATAGCGACCTCGATGAACGTTTCAAATCCATTCGTGAATTCTACGTTGGCACCGACAATATCAGTGGTGGACGGGTCCTGGGGACTGCCGCCAAGAATCTGAAGCCACAGGGTGGCAGCTACGTTCAGTTCGTCGGATTTGATAGTCAGCAAAACGCCGTCCAACGCATGGACGGCTTCTCGATGGCCACGGAGGGGTGGTTCACGCAGAAGGAACGCAAGCTCGACGAAACCGATCGTGGACGCGCTCGTGATAATGTTCGCGATGTGATTGATCGCTATCCAGAATTGAACGTCCTGGCTGGAATTTGGTCGTACAACGCGCCTGCGATTGTCGACGTGGTGAAAGAGAAGGGACTTCGCGATCGATTCGCTGTCGTTACCTTTGATGCCGAGCAGCTCGCCATTCAACAAATGGGCGAAGGAATGATTGATGTCATGGTGGTTCAAAATCCATTTGGCATGGGATACGAAGCGGTGCGCTATGCATTTGCCAAGCTGACCGGTGATGAGACAACTGTGCAGGAAATGTTTCCCAATATGGGACAGCCAGGCGGCGATGTCTTGGATACAGGACTTAAGGTCGTCGTTCCCACTTCAGGCTCTCCTCTGACCGCTGAGATGTTCGATGAGTTCGGTTCTGGAGTCGAGTTCCTTTCGATCGGTGAATTCCAAGAGTGGCTGAAGGAATACAATTTGACGAGTTCCTAG